GACCAAAAACGTACATTCATCGGACATTGGGTGTTTTGGGGGAACGCGTAGACGCTCCAACAGGCCTCTGAAGGTCGAACGGGTCACACGAGCGCTGCTCAGTGGTGTCCCATAGTCTCCTACAAGCATCGCGGCTTGTCTACAAAGAGATAAGCCGCGATGCTTGTATCTCGTTGTTCGCAGGGTTGTTCATTGTTCACACTTACAGGGTGCTCACAGGGTGTATAGTCATGAGTATATCACTGTATGCAAAGAATCCTTTAATCTATTACCTTTCCCGCCCTGCCTTTGCCGCAGCGATGTGTTTCCCAGATCTTGGAGCCACGTCGTTAGACCACGTGCGTTTCCCGAACGTCAGTCATGTATATTTTCGATAACAATGATCGTTAGACATTGCACATCCCcctcccctaaaaaaaaaaagaagataaataATGGGAAGAAGTTCCCAACACCCCATGAGTGAGAAGGAAGGCATTGCCGCATAGCACCTATTTATTGCCTGTCGTTGTGCCTCGATGCTTAACTATTGAAAATATCAAGAAAATAAAACTGATAATGATCATTTATAATGGTAAGTTAACCCTGCAGATATCATAACCGGCCGTAAAAGCCGCTTGTTCCCACCGACATCACAAAGATTAATGTTGACGAAGTCCATATGGGATGTATTATATGGCCAGTGCTCTTGCTCTTGTAGAAATCACAGTGCCCCATCGACGTTCCACACATTACCACCATCAGCTTCTTCCTCTGTGCAATGAAAGACGCAGCAATCTCATCACTGCATCCTTTCCTTTTTAGCACTTCGGGAACACAGTGCTTGCTGTATTCCATGGAACTGGAAAAGATGACATTCAAATGCATGCAGACTCTGACATAGCCTTTGATCCGATGTAACGGGAAAATCAGCGTCAGTTGTGCGTGTGGCGAAATGAGGCCGGATTAAGGTGTGTAGAAAAATGTGGGACCAGTTTGCAGTTACATCATTGGCCCAATATTTGCAAGATTGGTTTCCACTACTGGTGTGATGTTTGagagcatagattgagaagttacccgtcaaaaaaaagaagaaggctcGTTGCAAGTTAAGtcaataacgaagttcttcagccggAAGCGTAACTAGCGTAACCGTAAGCTACTGAGctacgtaaaaaaataacgagttaCTTCGCATTACGCACGTGCAGCGCGCACGAGCAGCTGAGTTAAACCTCGAGTTgcttgcggaggagtgcaacccgtggaacccaaccctctccttccgatttgtttcggttctAGTTTGTccaccaatgtcatgatgacgtttctcaggacgttttgcatcttactccctgtaaCCGCagaatggttcagcttcatttcaatggcagcggttattacttcctgaacagaatactccCATTGATTGAATGTCACGTTTCATGGCAAacaatgccatgaaggaaccggagaggaAGCAAACAAAGTAtctggacgtgagtgaaaagcgagttaaaagtaacttggaacttaacttagcCTACTGTGGCAAGGTTACCTGAAAAAgcaacgagttcctctgaaagttaccactgcgcaaaagtaccgagttcaattacaagttaccaaaaaaaaaggaacttagttacagtaaatGTATGCCAAGATGCCATTAGATGCATTCCATTCCTCAAATCAAAGGAGTTACTTGTAACTCGTTACCTGGAACTCTGAGAGTAATTGGTCCACTTCCTTTATCATGACTGCCGGACTGCACAAGTAGAAAACCACATACCAGCACTGTTGCTTGCGCATCTCGTTGCTCTTGTCTTCATTGGGTTTTAGAGTACTAGCGTCGTGCTCCTGCGTGTATTTTGTGCCGCACTCAGTGTCGGCGTCGGTCACTGTTTTCTCGTTGCACTTCGGTGCAGTCCCACCTGAAACAGAACATACGAATATATGTATAGTATGTatagtatgtatgtatgtatagtatgtatgtatgtatgtatatagtTTAGAGGAGAATTTAGCATGACAATATGCTGTGGGGCATTAACGACATGTCTGCTAAGTGTCTCATACGATGTTGTGCTTTTCGTGTTAAATTCTGatcggggtggcagcactaatcgcggcgcccattccttaaatcgcgtttttgtgaatatatggtgggaatgtggggaaggAAGTGTGTCCAGCTACAGTACCAGTCAAAGCTGCGATCGTTGAACGATCTTAAAAAACTTGCAGACACAAAGGGCgcactttgtttgtcttgttttccaGCGACGAATACGAGAAGAGCCGCGTCATGTTGCACTACATTGTGAGCAGCGCGAAACCTGTTTATCGCCTCACGTGAGCCAGCGGCACTCTTTGTGACACCGATACGTACATACGATAAGATAAGCAAGGGCTATGAGACACGATCGCATTCTCGTTATGATGATTATGAGCGTCTTGCTTTATATCCTTTGTTTGCACCTTTGTTTCATGCCTCAAGCCAACAGAACACAATGAATAGCTGTCAAAGAGGAGCATCCCTCGAATTTTTCGTAACGAATGAGAGCACTTTTAACGTTCGACGTCACAGTCAATGAGGTGTGCCTCGTGAGACGAGCGCGCTAAGCCTCCGCCACGGGAGCGATTCTATCAATTGAATTGTGCTGTAACAATATATTGTTCGGTAAGAATATTTTTCGAGAATGATTTTTACATATGTGCTTGACAAATTAAAACCAACTTTTTCATATAGTGAAATTTcttttccatgctcctttaacactGGTGTTACCAACCGGGCTGTGGCCAATGAAGCAATGAAGTGCGCATTATGCCACGATATTCTTCTCACTGTTGTACTTACAGTTCCACTTGGAAGTTCCACATTCATCGCGTACTTGCTCGAGGAAGATCTCAATAAAATCTGGATCGCTGCATCCGTCAAGTTTGAGAATTCGTGGAACACAAACCTTGTTGTATTCCATTTGACtgaaaaaaaggttgaaaatgAGGTAGACAACGTAAATAGACTGGCAAATAGGAGGTAAATTAGAAACGCTTGACATACTGAGGTTTAATAAATTGTCACGTGGTCGTTCTTAGAATAGAGCCCGTGGCAATTCAGGGAGAGTGCGCGTACCGTGGCAGTATTCGACTCGTGTGATTTCAGTGGAACAATGTTCTGTGTGTATGACACTGGAGTAGGCATCTCTCAAAGATTATCGTGCCAGAAAGGAGTCGAAGGGCGGTGTCTAGCTGCTGCATTGATTGCGAGAGGGCAATACCGCAGACAGGTAGTGGACATAATCTTTTCTGAAACGCAGCAAAGTTGAATAGACGGCCAACTCATATCTATTCAAATACCTCCGAAGCGGCTGAAGATGAATAAGAGAAGGATTGCATTACCGCGTGAACAGTTTACTTGAGGGGTCCCCGCAAGTGGCCCTTTCTTTGCACGAAATACGAGTTCACGAATATGTGTGTATAATGCCTCACTATCTTACAGCTGTGTTCATTACTTTGGTTCACGTCAGTCAAACCGGCGTATGAGAAAGCTTTCAGGAGGTTATAGCAAGCACTCTGTGGTCAAAACATTTGCATATAATAATGGATGCGATGTCGTAAACACCGTAGCAAAGCTGCCCGTTAATCTCGGTCTAAacccaagaacacactgtcatcccaatGATGTTCTAAGAGAACCATGTATGAACAGGTGTGGCACACGCAAGAAAGTCAAATCTGATCCTCAATTCATGCGTCCTCATCGTCACTGTGGGGCACTATATGGTGCActcaggatgtcctcagaaCTCGATTAAGGACAACTTTAGGACAGTGTGATGATACATTAGAGACGTAATCTAGTTTCGTTTAATTGCACGttatttgcttcttcctttcctttacGAAAAATGGTAACTGATACGAAACTACACGAGCTGTCCCGATGTGTTCTGTTTTACTGATTCCACTCATTTTGGTAAACAGGCGCAATTTACCTGTCCATTTCCTGTACATCCTATGACGGGCAACGAGCCCGGCGGTTTCGAAAGAAAGCATAGAGAAATATAAATTGTCAAATACGGAGAAAAATCTTATGAGGAGCACTAAGTTCGAGAACCCCACTTCCAAAGGTATATTAGAATTCCGTTCTGAAGATAAAACACATATATACTACAGGTACTGTTactaaatttttttttgcttgttacGCAGCCTTTcgtaaattcgagagtcctgctcgcctccgACACAAAGCGAAGTGTGCGCTGTCGAAGTTTATTTCAATTACGCAAACGATCGAACAATACACAAGCGAGGAATTGCTTGAAGCATTAACTACCCTTCGATGCAAAGTCTGTTTCTTAGTGACACTGGCTCGATACAGTCGGGTAAGACATTTGAAAGTCAGCAGAACAGTCAGCAGTGTGACAGGATCGTTTCTCTCACGTTTCTAACTTTTTCCGTGATAAATTCTCAATGTATCATAGAACGTTTTTAGGCAGATAAATTCTACCCAGGGCACTCGCCCCTAGGATTGCCCTAGAAAACGAAATAAATGTGTTACTCAATGTTTCGGGTGTTTTAGCAGGTAAACTGAAACAACAATATTTCTCATCCTGCTAGCTCCCCGGGGAACAGCCGCAGGACGTACCTGATGACTCTTCACGAACAAtccgcgagtgtcatcctcaggatgTTCTGGGATGCATATCGAAGGACAAGAACACGATGATACTGTGAGGGATCGATTGACCCTGTGCGTTTGTGGGGAAATGATTGAATGGTCGTTTTTATTCCCCCATGGCTATGGACCTACAACACGCATGAACCTTTCGCGTCGTCCGTAGTCCCTTAAATATCGTGTCAATTATGAGGACGCTGACAAGTAGGACAGTCCCTCTTCGACATATCAGCACATGACTATGTGAGGCATCATCCTTCATGCTTCCATTCCGGTTCGCTTCAGTTTCTATCCTTCTACATTTGGACATGAATATTGTGTTCTCCAATGTTCTCCAATGTTCTCCAATCTCCAATGTGTTCTCCAATGAGCAAACTCCATAGGTTTTCTTCACTTTTTCAAACTGCAAATCAGCGCGACACGCTTGTCTCCTGTAACCAAGGCGTTGTCTATTGTAATCCGTTTGAGCGTGGCTTGTGTTATATGGGCTAGAAGGGACGGTATCTTAATGACCGTATTCGTAATCAGCAGCTTAACACCGACAGAAGCCTAGTGAACTTGTCCTGCATCTCAGTGAATGCAACAATTCTAAACCTCTTTTCTGTGAAACCCGTATTTTCTACAAAGAGAGGGCCTCTTGGCGGACAATCCTCAGGGATACTATGGCGATAACCATACGTAGTAATTGCGTAAGCAGTCCTTCTACTTGTTTGTCACGTATTAAACCTTGACATGTTTGAGAAAAGTGCCTGCGTGTTTGTGTGTCGCCTGCGTCTCTCATGCACAATTGGGAAAAGCTCAGTCCCATTCATGCCTCCCATGGTCTTCTCAAGTTTCTCGGTTACCAGTCGTTCATTCAAATACGAGGTGTAGTGCAACGCGCTCTCGCAGTGAGTGGAACGGGGTGAGAACAGCTTTGATCCCCATATTCATTATCACAACGCGGCTGCGCAACCTTAACGTCCGCTTGCACGTGGAACAGCGCTTACCAGCATTGTAGTCTGTGCACCTCAGCAGGGCTCAGATCCCTAGGTTTTAGGGCTGCACGACGTTTTGGAGCTATGGTTCCGTGCTCATCCGCATATTTGTAATCGCAAATTTTCCTCGCGTTGGATAGTTGTTCGTCATCGCACTGTGGTGCAGGGACGCCTGAAAACGAAATATGTGGTATAAGCAGAGTGTCCCAACAAACACGCGTCAGGAATGTAAAAAGAGTCTGTTCTTCCTAGACCGTTCTCTGTCCCAAACATCAGTGGCCCTCTTCCTCGCAGGATTTTCTAAAATTCTTTGTGGATCCCTCAAAAACCTTTTAGTCAACCTTACGTCAACTGGGGGCTGGTGAAAGGGAAGCTTCCGTAGATCTGGGACCAATAGGAGGAGACATCGTCCCCCCATTCACTTCCCTGTTCTCTCAAGTATATTGGCATTCGTTCTCAATCTTGGAACGTCAGGCGTCGATTGGAATTGGCGAAGAGCGTGTATCTTATGCCAGTGGGGCATCGCCATGTAAAAGTGCTAACACCGAGGACAACAATACAAGCAGCAGAGACAGCTAGCGAACctaacaactttttttttacacgggAGCGACACGCTAACAAGACCTCGGaaactacagggtgttaccctataaaagtctacccgcgccggcactTGACGCTTGGCAAATACACAATGCAGACTCAACATTGTACTGCCTGCATGTAAAGCTCTTAGGGACAATCAACCATGCTAAATTTCCTCGCGATTGAGCCCCGCTATGAGAAGTTATTACGCGAAATGTgcgattcccgtagtcaaaacaaccaagatggcggtgttgtgAAGAGCACTTCGGATGTTGCTaacgctgctccccagacggcgacgaGTCGCACAACATCACGCAGCGAGCCATTTGGAACTGCGGTTCCCCATAACCTGCGTGTTTCGATTTCGCTTCCGTGTTTGGAAAGCATTATGTGCAAGTTAACCTTTTTGCCTTCAACTTTGCCTTGAACAAATGGCCGGCgtaattagcagacgacaaccaaaACAGTTGTCTGCTTACTGAAAGACAGCGAAATAACGTAAAAGCTGCCCTCGCCAACAATACAGATTTACAGAAAGTTTTAAAAACTAACGTGCCGCGAACATAGCGTAATTTTCTACCTGTTAGTTAATCCTTCCAGATCAAATATTTGTAATGAATTCCGCGGTAAAGTTTGCTTGGCTTGCAGTACGGAGGACACGCCTCTGCCAAAGCGACtcgtcgccgtctggggagcagcatctTAACTGCCCTATGACAAACCGTCATCTtggttgttttgactacgggaatcaCACGTTTCGCGTAATAACTTCTCATAGCGGGGCTCAATCACGTGGAAATTTAGCATGGTTGATTGTCCCTAAGAGCTTTACATGCAGGCCGTACAATGTTGCGTCTGCATTGTGTATTTGCAAAGCATGGagtgccggcgcgggtagacttttatagggtaacaccctgtacatcccCCTGCTCCAAACTCCAAAGGCCGAAGCGCGTGGGCCTTTTCTTCCCGCACCAAAACGCCGCACAGTCGTGGGCCCTTGACGACGTCATGGTCATGACCGTGGCGTTTGCGACtgcccgaaacgcatgggatgTCTATAGAGCAAGAGATCCGGCGTGCAACGGGTACCAGTTCTTTTTTTAATACTGTCTACGTTTATAATTTTATATTACGTGCCCCAGCAAGAACGGATGTCGCCTAGACAACTCGAGAATTAATATTTCTTTGCCTCCAGCGGCCGACTTCGTCATGAGCAATCACTGGTCGGAATGGGGCAAAAGTGTGCAGAGAGAAGTCTCGCCTGGGTGTGCCTGGTCCAGCAGCCTAAGATGCCTTCTGTGACCTAACTGTCCTACATTCGCTTGTCCTGGTTCCTTCCTGTCTTAGGTTGGTCCTTTTAAttccttttcctcctctttttcttaCCAGTCACCCTGATAGGCACGTGAGTTGTCTCGTGAAAATTAAACTTCTGCTGGTTTGAGTCCCTCTAGTTGTGTTCAGTCTCGCACTTTTTTGATATTACGCACAGAAAATTTTCTGTGAAATCTTCGCTGACTCCTGACTGCTTGCTGCAGAAcaagagatgcaaaattttcggACATTTTGAAGCGctcaaggaaaaaagaaagcatttttctgtttttttttcagaaaaattTGAGAatatggaaacaaacgcggttactgctgagtcgaagcattgccgtcCAAagcacagcatacaatgagctactGCTCATCCTCCAGGCATAAATGCTGAGCAGATCATCCCATGGgacagcgataggtaattagaacatCGTGTCGACTCCGACTAGAATTCCGACATTATGCGatcgcgatggcgatcgctcgaagcggccagacggagcactaagttggtggttgttggcggagtAGAGGTGCCTAAGGCATTGTTGGCGGCTAGGAACCCATCAGAGGGACGAACATTCACGTTTTTCAATTTTGTCGCCGGGAAATTctgggctatttttccggagacgaggaaaataaaaaaaacggtTTATTCCTCAAAATTTCCGTTTTtcccggggcttcgcatctctatgCAGAACGTCACTTTCAATAACACCCACCTGTACAGTCCAACTTGGATGTTCCACACTCAGTTCGTATTTGCTCGAAGAACATCTCAAGAAAATCTGGATCACTACATACGAACTCTTCTTGGAGTATTTTCGGAACACAATCCTTGTTGTATTGCATTAGACTGGAAAGAGTTACATGCAAAGACGTGGTAAATTGCAGATATTCGTAACGTACTGAGGGCTAAGAAATTGTCACATGGCCATTGATTGGGCCTCTTAGAATAAGCAAGAAGGCGCGCTGCGCGGGAGAGGTGAAAAAAATCGTCTCTCTCCGCATTGACTACGTTAAACGTAAAACCTGATAATTCACGGTAATGTCAGTGTGTGTGGCGCCAGGTTTCCACCCCCTACTCATGGGATTTCCGGTTAGCGATATTACGTTAGTACCACATAAGAGTGGCTTTCTCATAAATTATTGTGCCTGAAAGAAGTAGCAGGGCGGTGACTATCTGGTGCACGACAGCGACAGGACTCTCTGAGATATGGAGTAGACATAGACACACAGAAAAGTTCTCTCTTACACAGCAAAAAGGTAAATTGACGACGAACTCGTACACATTGAAAAACCTCCGAAGCGGGGGAACACGAATAAGAGGGGGACTGCTTACGGAGTTGtcacgtgtttttcttttttcttttgaggGGTCACCCTCGAGCGGCCCTGTGTTTGCACAAAAGAGATGTTCATGAATATCTGTCTATAACGCATGAATATCCACGTGTTGTATTAATTACGTTGGTTGTAGTCTGTCATGTCATGTAGTCTGTCAAACCAGTGTATGAGTTTTTGTTTCAGTAGGCTCTAGCGAGGATCTTACGATCTAAGTATGTGGACATCACAGTGGAGGTAATCCCCCCTCGCCCCACGCTGGCCCATTGACCTCGCTCGTAAAAGACTGAATGGACATTTTCTTCCCCCGTGCCCTCAATCCggatgaacctttaacacgtcaacCATAACCCTTTGAATATCATGCCAATGTACGATTCCCAGAAAAACAGTCTCTGAACTCTTCCTGAGGAACTTTCTTTACTTCCTTGCCGGTAGATTGAATTTTCAGTCATTCTATATTTGGACTTCAAGATTGTGTTCTCGAGTGTTTTAAAGTTGAGCAAACTGTTTTCTTCAGTTTTACATGTCTCTACTGTAAATTAGCGCAAACCGCTTGTCTTATGTAACCATTTTCGTTGATTATGGTATCCCGTTTGTGCGTGGTTTGTGTTATTTAGGCTAGAAGGGACGGTGTCCGAATGACCATCTCCGTAAACACCAGCTTAACACTGAAAGAAGCCATGTTCTCAGCGAGCTTGTCCGGCATGAAAcgtgaaggatgaaagtcactgaaaagcttagccagctgtaggactcgaacccacaccttctgcaTCTCTGTGACTGAAACAACCGTAAATCCCTTTTCTGAGAAACCCGTATTTTGTGCAAACAAAGGGCGCTTGTCGAACAACCTTCAAGAAGACTATTGAAACAACCATACGTGGTAAACGCGCAGAAATTCCTCGATTATTCCCCCGCTTTTGAAGTTtatgaatatacagggtgtttctttttagctcCAATGCATTTTCTTAACAGGGGAAGCTAGCTTAGGAATCATTTAGTTTTTTCATTGGATTACTCGGCAGGggtgctactaggaaaccgtattttttcccaaattaggggactaattaacaatGACTCGAACATTGACAGTAACTTgaaggagcacattgcaattgctatattaaagcctgatctccTCGTGATCCGCTCAAACcgctgatgaagcacaaaagtaatctcAGCGTGTGCCACAGACCTAACTATTTCAGCTCTGCCGTCTGCTGAGAAGGGCTTCGCTCTGTTTGAGAAAACTTTTATTGCTGCGTGTTTATGTGTTCTCCGTTTCTCCGGTGTCGTACGTCTTGTTACAGTGCCTCCGGAAACGCTGAGGCCGGAAACTCAGTCACAGACAAGCCCCCTCATTGTCGCTCGTGCTTCTTTGTTACTCGTCCATTCAAACATCAGCTATAGCGCAACGCACAGGAAGTACTCTAGGAAGACTTACTCTAGCAGTGAGTGGAACGGGATGAGAGCAGCTTTCATCCACATATTCAATGTCATAATGCGGCTGCGCAACTTGAACGGGAAAGAGCTTACCAGCAACGTTTTTTGTACACCTTGTCTCGGCCCTGATCTCTCGGTTGCAGGTCTGCACGACGCTTTGGAGCTATGGTTCCATGTTCCTTTTTATATCTGTACTCGCAAATTAATTTGGCGTCGGGTAAGCTTCGCTTGCACTGTGGTGGAGGGACGCCTGAAAACGAAGTACATGGTATAAGCAGAGTGCCCCAACAAACATTCGTCAGGAATTTAAGAAGAGACTGTTCTTCCTGGACTGTTCTCTGCCCCAAATACCAGTGGCCCTCTTAGTCTTCCAACTGCTTCGGTATCTAAATTTCTTTGAGGATTCTACAAAATTTACTTAGTAGTGTATAGAACGAAGTACTCTGCGTCAGGTGggagctggtcaaaaagaaactTCCGTGAATCAGGGGCCAACGCGAGGATATTTCGTGTCTGAAAATAACACTGCGTGGGGTCGCTCGTCCAGTACCTCCCCGCCCATATAGTCCCTTTCTGGTCCCTGTTCTCTCAAGCACATGCACATTCCTTCTCAGTCTTGGTACGTCAGACGTCAAGTATATTGGTAGGCGAGGAGTATATATATCATCTCTTGCTGGTACATCGCAAACTAAAAGTGCTAAAACCGAAGACAATACAAACAGCATAGACAAGAAGCGAGTGCTACACACGAATGACACGCTTAGAATACCTGAAAAATTACATCTCTCTGCTCAAAGGTCCAAAGGGCGAAACTCGTGAGAACTTTTCTTCCCGCATGAAAACGCTACGTGCACATTGCGTCCAAGTCAACCCCATAGCGCGCACAAAACGCATTGGACATCTCTAGGACGAGCGATCTGGAGTGGGATGCGCAGCTGGTTCTTATATTATTTACAACGCATGTCCCAC
This genomic stretch from Ornithodoros turicata isolate Travis unplaced genomic scaffold, ASM3712646v1 ctg00001398.1, whole genome shotgun sequence harbors:
- the LOC135376938 gene encoding uncharacterized protein LOC135376938; this translates as QEHLLDHYSSVPEHVISLVKVIMKRFLLLRLHELSRKITEKSQKAYIMSKLTKQVLFMNQTEQAIKQDVRLAAKNVPGPFAATCDSTTISEANIDCYKRFEKEHGGLPRKPNDPIEPTGNIRLLCCMLKYNKYCVPKLLEDKGCHPAAALQSATEIETRLESCPTPNPICVPPPQCKRSLPDAKLICEYRYKKEHGTIAPKRRADLQPRDQGRDKVYKKRCCLMQYNKDCVPKILQEEFVCSDPDFLEMFFEQIRTECGTSKLDCTGVPAPQCDDEQLSNARKICDYKYADEHGTIAPKRRAALKPRDLSPAEVHRLQCCQMEYNKVCVPRILKLDGCSDPDFIEIFLEQVRDECGTSKWNCGTAPKCNEKTVTDADTECGTKYTQEHDASTLKPNEDKSNEMRKQQCCSMEYSKHCVPEVLKRKGCSDEIAASFIAQRKKLMVVMCGTSMGHCDFYKSKSTGHIIHPIWTSSTLIFVMSVGTSGFYGRL